Within Strix uralensis isolate ZFMK-TIS-50842 unplaced genomic scaffold, bStrUra1 scaffold_215, whole genome shotgun sequence, the genomic segment GGCCGACTTTGCCAAGTGGCGCTGCGTCCTCAAGATCTCCGAGCACACGCCCACACGCCTGGCCGTCCTGGAGAACGCCAACGTCCTCGCCCGCTATGCCAGCATCTGCCAGCaggtcccctccctgtccccaaccctgtccccgTGTCACCTCTGGGTGCCCTGTAGTGGTTGGTGGCCACCGCATTGTAGGTTGACATCGCAAGGTGGCACCTAGATGGGTGTGGTGGGATGTAGAGATGGTCTGATGGTACCTACATGGGGTGTAGTGACATCTCCACATCTTCAGGTCACCTCGGTGTGTCCCCACACTGTCCGTGTGTCACCTCCAGGTGCCCCGCGGTGGTTGGTGGCCACCAAGCTGTAGAGTGCCACCACAAGATGGCACCTAGACGCGGTGTGGTGGCAACTAGATGGGTGTGGTGGGATGTAGAGATGGTGTGATGGAACCTGACAGGTTgtggtggcacctctgtgtcCTTGGGTCACCTCAGTGTGTCCCCACACTGTCCTTGTGTCACTTGCAGGTGCCACACGGTGGTTGGTGGCCACCGCATTGCAGGTTGACATCGCAAGATGGCACCTAGATGTGGTgtggtggcacctctgtgtcCTTGGGTCACCTCAGTgtgtccccacactgtccctgTGTCACCTCCAGGTGCCCCGTGGTGGTTGGTGGCCACCAAGCTGTAGGGTGACACCAGAAGATGGCACCTAGATGCGGTgtggtggcacctctgtgtcCTTGAGTCACCTCAGtgtgtccccacgctgtccctaTGTCACCTCTGGGTGCCACACGGTGGTTGGCCACCACGTTGTAGGTTGACATTGCAAGATGCCACCTAGACGTGGTgtggtggcacctctgtgtcCTTGGGTCACCTCAGTgtgtccccacactgtccccgtGTCACCTCTGGGCGCCACATGGTGGTTGGTGGCCACCACGTTGTCGGGTGACACCACAAGATGCCACCTAGACGTGGTGTGGTGGCACCTCTGTGCCATTGGGTCACCTCTGCATGTCCCTACCTGTCCCCAGGCCACCTCCCCCCTGGCCAccaccatgtccccatccccatgtcccctcccgctccccgtggggtgtccctgtccccaacgtgtcccctccgtgtccccccagAACGGCATTGTCCCCATCGTGGAGCCCGAGATCCTCCCAGATGGTGACCACGACCTGAAGCACTGCCAGTACATCACCGAGAAGGTGGGTGACGTCCCCAACACCTCCCCGTGTTCTTGCCgtgtccccaacatgtccccaaCCTGTCCCCAAcctgtccccaggtgctggcGGCCGTCTACAAGGCGTTGAGCGACCACCACGTCTACCTGGAGGGGACCTTGCTCAAGCCCAACATGGTGACACCGGGCCACGCCTGCACCAAGAAGTACAGCCCCGAGGAGATTGCCATGGCCACCGTCACCGCCCTGCGCCGCACCGTGCCACCCGCCGTCCCCGGTCAGTGCCACCTGCACCCCGTGGTGGCCATGGCCCCCGTGGTGGTGGCCCCGTGGTGGCCACgttccttcctccctgcccccccatgACTTAATGTTCTCATGGTGGCCGCATGTGCGCATGGTGGCCCTGTGGGTGTGGCCTCTTGGTGGCCCCATCCCTGTGTCTCCATGGTGTCCCCACCCCCATGGCcatgtccccacggtgtccccaccCCCATGTCCACATTCTCATGACCATGTTCTCATGGTCTCCTCATCTCCAcccccacagtgtccccatgtccctgtggtatccccatggtgtccccaccCCCATGACCATGTCCCCATGACtatgtccccatggtgtccccatgaTGTCCCCACCCCATGGCCACGTccctgtggtgtccccatccctacCCCATGTCCCTAtggtgtccccgtccccatggCCATGTTCTCATGATCTTCTCATCTCCAcccccacagtgtccccatgtccccatgatgtccccatccccgtgtccccacccccATGACCATGTCCccatctccatgtccccatggtgtcccagTCGCCCCATGACTCTTCTCGTGGTGGCCGTGTCCCCACAATGTCCCTATCCCCATAAccgtgtccccatggtgtccccatccccccatGACtatgtccccacatccccatgaTGTCCCCACTCCATGGCCACGTCCCTGTGGTGTccccacccccatgtccccctcctCATGGCCATGTTCTCATGATCTCCTCATCtctgtccccatggtgtccctgtGACCacattcccccccccgcccctggtCCCCACGAGTGGCCTCCTGACCcttgtccccacgtccccaggcATCACGTTCCTGTCGGGTGGCCAAAGCGAGGAGGAGGCGTCCCTCAACCTCAACGCCATCAACCGCTGTCCCCTGGCGCGACCTTGGGCCTTGACCTTCTCCTACGGACGGGCCCTGCAGGCCTCCGCGCTGAAGGCCTGGGCCGGCAAGAAGGACAACACCAAGGCGGCCCAAGAGGAGTACGTCAAGAGAGCCTTGGTAGGTCCCTGTCACCTCCTTGGGGACACGGAGGGGTGGGGGACGTGAGGATGGTCgggggtggtggggatggggacaaggagaaGGTGGCCCAAGAGGAGAAGGTCAAGGAGGGTCTGGTGGGTCACCCATGGGAGCATCGGGGGGCTGGAGGCCATCTTGGgtgtggaggggacatggggacagggaggggacaaggGGAAGGTGACCCAAGAGGACATCATCAAGTAGGCTCTGGTGGGTCACCCATGGGGACATCGGAGGGATGAGAACAGGGAGAAGGACATGGGGAAGGTGGCCTGAGAGGAGAAGGTCAAGGAGGGTCTGGTGGGTCACCCATGAGGACATCGGGGGGCTGGAGGACATCTTGGgtgtggaggggacatggggacagggaagggacgAGGGGAGGGTGGCCCAAGAGGAGAAGGTCGAGGAGGGTcacccatggggacatggggacatcagAGGGGTGGGGACAGGAAGAGGAACACCAGATGGAGGACATCAAGGAGGATCTGGTGGGTCACCCATGGGGACGTCggaggggtg encodes:
- the ALDOA gene encoding LOW QUALITY PROTEIN: fructose-bisphosphate aldolase A (The sequence of the model RefSeq protein was modified relative to this genomic sequence to represent the inferred CDS: inserted 1 base in 1 codon), with amino-acid sequence MSPPVAALSPEQKKELAAIAQRIVAPGKGILAADESTGSIAKRLSSVGAENTEENRRWYRQLLFTADSRVDNCIGGVILFHETLYQKTDDGRPFPQVIRGKGALVGIKVDKGVVPLAGTNGETTTQGLDGLMERCAQYKKDGADFAKWRCVLKISEHTPTRLAVLENANVLARYASICQQNGIVPIVEPEILPDGDHDLKHCQYITEKVLAAVYKALSDHHVYLEGTLLKPNMVTPGHACTKKYSPEEIAMATVTALRRTVPPAVPGITFLSGGQSEEEASLNLNAINRCPLARPWALTFSYGRALQASALKAWAGKKDNTKAAQEEYVKRALANSLACQGKYXPSGPAGAAASESLFVSNHAY